The following are encoded in a window of Psilocybe cubensis strain MGC-MH-2018 chromosome 4, whole genome shotgun sequence genomic DNA:
- a CDS encoding ATP-dependent RNA helicase DBP8, whose protein sequence is MPTKLKTKSKTVDDLLRQQEEPPRKKRRLSITESLSGDEDSASTSDDEASSSREINDGNYLSDSESDDELQKPEAPSQINVEDRLNLFGKRFTSPKRTVAKPSVPPPVSSFASLGISRPLQSALNSMSIKTPTEVQSACIPVLLAGKDCIGNAKTGSGKTIAFALPILQKLSVDPYGIFALVLTPTRELAFQIAEQFAVLGSSLNVRTSVIVGGMDMMAQALELGNRPHVVIATPGRLVDHLRSSSGEWDLSRVKFLVLDEADRLLTETFSSDLGYLFNVLPKERQTCLFTATLTPSIETLAEAPPRPGKQKPFIHRMKATVETVSTLKQHYILVPSHVRESYLFYLLCNPPESTLHMRRAPPEPTKKKSNPVKSKAKKAKVDNADDELEQPPPTIIFCAKPKTAAYLTLLLKTLNIRSTALHSRLTQRERLSSLSLFRASVVPVLVSTDVGARGLDIEEVAMVINWDLPSEPEEYTHRVGRTARAGRGGIAISFVTERDEERVLKIEDRIKTKLEEMTLPEDKVLDKLNAVSTAKRLANMELHDSNFGKREEIHKMKYGTRREGEK, encoded by the exons ATGCCTACTAAGCTTAAAACAAAGTCGAAAACTGTGGATGATCTGTTGCGTCAACAAGAAGAGCctccaagaaagaaaaggcggCTTTCTATTACGGAATCTCTATCTGGGGACGAAGATTCCGCTTCCACCTCTGACGACGAAGCAAGCTCTAGCAGAGAAATAAACGACGGGAATTACCTTTCAGATTCAGAAAGTGACGATGAGCTGCAAAAACCAGAGGCACCTTCACAAATCAATGTCGAGGATCGTCTGAATCTATTCGGAAAACGCTTCACATCTCCCAAACGCACCGTCGCAAAACCTTCCGTACCTCCCCCCGTGTCGTCTTTCGCGTCCCTAGGAATATCCAGACCACTACAAAGTGCACTGAACAGCATGTCTATCAAAACACCTACAGAAGTCCAGTCGGCTTGTATACCCGTTCTCTTGGCTGGCAA AGATTGTATAGGTAACGCAAAGACAGGTTCAGGCAAAACCATCGCTTTTGCTTTGCCGATCCTACAAAAACTTTCAGTGGATCCTTATGGCATATTTGCATTAGTGTTGACTCCTACAAG GGAACTTGCATTCCAGATTGCGGAACAGTTTGCCGTTCTTGGGTCTTCGCTGAATGTTAGGACCTCAGTCATTGTTGGAGGGATGGACATGATGGCTCAGGCGCTGGAACTCGGTAATCGCCCTCATGTCGTCATTGCGACGCCTGGTCGGTTGGTCGACCATCTGCGAAGCTCAAGTGGCGAGTGGGATCTCTCAAGAGTGAAATTTTTG GTACTTGACGAAGCGGATAGACTATTAACGGAGACGTTCTCTTCAGACTTGGGGTATCTGTTCAACGTGCTACCGAAAGAAAGACAAACGTGTCTATTCACCGCAACGCTTACACCGTCTATTGAAACCTTGGCTGAAGCGCCGCCCAGACCCGGGAAGCAGAAGCCTTTTATTCACCGAATGAAGGCGAC AGTTGAAACAGTATCGACTTTGAAGCAGCACTACATCTTGGTTCCTTCACATGTTAGAGAATCATATCTCTTTTACCTTTTATGCAACCCCCCAGAATCTACTCTGCACATGCGACGCGCGCCCCCAGAACCGACGAAAAAGAAATCCAATCCTGTAAAGTCGAAAGCGAAAAAGGCAAAGGTCGACAATGCAGACGATGAGCTGGAACAACCGCCGCCAACGATCATCTTTTGCGCCAAGCCCAAGACGGCTGCGTATCTTACCCTTTTGTTGAAGACGCTGAATATCCGTAGTACAGCGTTGCACTCGAGGCTGACCCAACGTGAGCGATTGTCATCGTTGTCGCTGTTCCGAGCGTCGGTGGTTCCTGTGCTGGTCTCTACTGATGTCGGAGCGCGTGGGTTGGATATCGAGGAGGTTGCTATGGTCATCAATTGGGATCTGCCCAGTGAGCCGGAGGAGTATACACATCGTGTGGGACGAACTGCGCGTGCTGGAAGGGGAGGTATCGCCATCAGTTTTGTGACTGAGCGCGACGAGGAGCGTGTTTTGAAAATTGAGGACCGGATCA AAACGAAACTGGAAGAAATGACGCTGCCCGAAGACAAGGTGCTGGACAAGCTGAACGCGGTGTCGACAGCGAAACGGCTGGCGAACATG GAACTGCACGACTCTAATTTTGGCAAGAGAGAGGAGATTCACAAGATGAAATATGGGACGCGCAGAGAGGGGGAAAAGTAG